The Chloroflexota bacterium genomic interval TATTGGGCGTAATGTTATTATTCCACCGCTCGCCCGGACACTTCGATGCCGATCAAATTGATTTAGCGCAAGCCGCGGCAAACCAGATTGCGGTTGCGATCAACAATGCCGAATTATTCAATCTTATTCGAGAGCAAGCCGAACGTTTGGGTAATATGCTCCGCACCCAGCAGGTTGAAACCAGCCGTTCAAGGGCGATTCTGGAAGCCGTGGCGGATGGCGTTTTGGTTACAGATAGTGATGGGAAAATCACGCTGTTTAACGACTCGGCGCAGCAAGTTCTGGGGTTATCACGCGATGATGTGATATCAAAATCGTTGGAGAGCTTTAGCGGTCTCTTTGGAAATGCAGCCCAAATGTGGTTCAACACAATTTCGGGCTGGTCAGATCAGCCGTTGAGCGCAGAGCGGAGCAGTTCATATACTCAGCAGATCACACTGGAAGATGGGCGTTTTGTGGCGGTTAACCTTGCGCCGGTACATTTAGAAAATGAATTCCTGGGGACCGTTTCAATTTTCCGTGATATTACCCATCAGGTTGTCGTAGATCGACTCAAATCGGAATTTGTGGCTACCGTGAGCCATGAACTGCGCACACCAATGACATCCATCAAGGGCTATATTGAAATCATGCTCATGGGCGCGGCCGGTCCGCTTTCTGAACAACAAACCCAATTTTTAGAAGTTGTTCTCAGCAATACCCAACGCTTAAATATTTTGGTCAATGATTTGCTGGATGTATCCAGAATTGAGGCCGGAAAAATTGATCTTTCGCTGCAACCTGTGCGCTTGCAAGAATTAGTTACTACCGTTGTGGCCGATCAACGCCAACACGCCGAAGAACAAGGCAAACCACTCACATTCACAGTGGATATTCCAGACAATTTACCCAAAGTATTCGGTGATGCCGAACGCGTGCGCCAAATTTTGACAAATTTGCTCAACAACGCCTACCATTACACCCCAACTGAAGGCCATATTGATGTTAAATTGCATAAACTGGATTCTGAAGTTCAAATTGATATTCATGACACCGGTATTGGCATTTTACCTGAAGATCAGGAGCGCGTATTTGAACGTTTTTACCGCGGCGAAGATCCGCTGGTTCTGGCGACCGCCGGAACTGGTCTGGGGCTATCCATTGTCCGGCAGCTTGTCGAAATGCACAAAGGCCGAATCTGGCTGCAGAGCAGCGGCATCCCCGGGGAGGGAAGCATCTTCTCGATGACACTGCCCATTTACCGAGAAGATGAACATAGCACCTTCGCTACCGCAAGCCCGAAACCCGAAAAATAGAGGCAATTATGGCAAAAATCCTTATCGCAGAAGATGAGCTGGATATTCGAAATCTGATTACCTTCACGCTGCACTCCGTTGGACACGAAATTATCGCCGCGACCAACGGCGCCGAAGCTCTGGAAAAAGCCATCGAAATGGCTGAGCAGAATGATTTGCCCGATTTAATTCTCATGGATGTCCGTATGCCGCGCATGACCGGCTATGAAGCATGCAAGGGTATGAAAGAAAACCCTCGATTAGCTAATATACCGGTTGCATTTCTCTCGGCAAAAGGCCAGGAATCCGAAGTTAAAGAAGGTTTTGAGGTTGGCGCGATTGATTATATTATCAAGCCATTCGCGATTGACCAGCTTATCAAAAAAGTTACTCAAATTTTACAACAGGTTGGCGCCTAAAAAACTCGCATGAGCGCAATTATTTTACAAGACGAGCTAGTCCATTACGAAGTGCTGGGACGCGGACGCCCGATTATCTTTTTACATAGTTGGGTCGGTTCCTGGCGGTATTGGATTCCTTCGATGCAAGCCGCCTCCGTAAACTATCGCACGTATGCACTGGATATGTGGGGCTTTGGTGATACGGCCAAGAATACCAGCCGCTATATGCTCTCACAACAATTGCGCTTACTCAAAGATTTTATTCATGAGATGGGGATTGGGCGTATCGCCATCGTCGGACATGGCCTGGGAGCCATTGTGGCACTTATGTTTGCCGAGGAAAACCCCACGTATGTGGACCGCGTAATGGCTGTAGGCATCCCGCTGAAAATAGCGCAAATCAACCCGCGCTTAGCACAGAATTCGCCCCAAGAATTGGCAGATTGGCTGCTGGGGTCTACCCCCGATTCCGAAGCCGCCCGCAAAGAAGCGCCCAAAGCCGATCAGAATGCCATCTATCACTCCTTTCAGCATCTCGAAAGCGCCAATATTTCTAACCTGCCGCAGCGCCTCAATTTGCCCTGTCTGCTGGTGCATGGAAACAACGATCCTGCAATTGCCCTGACGGACATCGGCACACAGGCCATGCTGCCTGCTCACTGTCATTTTATTACACTCGAAAATAGTGGTCACTTCCCCATGCTGGATAATTCCAGCGTATTCAATCGGCTAATGACCGATTTCATGGCGCTCCCCTCGGGCGAAAGCCCGCGTTCATTGGAACTAAAAGAAGAATGGAAACGACGAATTCGTTAACTATCGGAGACAGACATGCGGCAATACCTTGAGGTTGTCAAATATATTCTGGAGCATGGCGTAGACAAAGAAGACCGAACGGGAACCGGCACACGTTCGGTCTTTGGCTATCAAATGCGTTTTGATCTCAGCGCCGGATTCCCATTACTCACCACCAAGAAACTGCACTTGCGCTCCATTATCCATGAACTGCTCTGGTTCCTGAAGGGGGAAACCAATATCCAGTATCTAAATCAAAATGGAGTCAGCATTTGGGATGAGTGGGCCGATGCGGATGGCGACCTCGGGCCAGTTTACGGCGCCCAGTGGCGATCCTGGCACAATGGGGATGGGCGCAGCGTGGATCAAATCACGAAGGTGATTCAGGCCATCCAGGCGAATCCCAACTCCCGCAGGCTGATCGTCAGCGCCTGGAATGTCGCCCAAATCGAACAGATGGCCCTGCCCCCGTGCCATGTACTTTTCCAGTTTTATGTTGCCGATGGAAAATTATCCTGCCAACTCTACCAGCGTTCCGCGGATATTTTTCTCGGTGTGCCATTCAATATTGCATCCTACGCGCTGATCACGTTAATGCTTGCCCAGGTATGCCAGCTTGAACCCGGCGAATTTGTGCACAC includes:
- a CDS encoding response regulator, whose translation is MAKILIAEDELDIRNLITFTLHSVGHEIIAATNGAEALEKAIEMAEQNDLPDLILMDVRMPRMTGYEACKGMKENPRLANIPVAFLSAKGQESEVKEGFEVGAIDYIIKPFAIDQLIKKVTQILQQVGA
- a CDS encoding alpha/beta hydrolase; its protein translation is MSAIILQDELVHYEVLGRGRPIIFLHSWVGSWRYWIPSMQAASVNYRTYALDMWGFGDTAKNTSRYMLSQQLRLLKDFIHEMGIGRIAIVGHGLGAIVALMFAEENPTYVDRVMAVGIPLKIAQINPRLAQNSPQELADWLLGSTPDSEAARKEAPKADQNAIYHSFQHLESANISNLPQRLNLPCLLVHGNNDPAIALTDIGTQAMLPAHCHFITLENSGHFPMLDNSSVFNRLMTDFMALPSGESPRSLELKEEWKRRIR
- a CDS encoding thymidylate synthase, with the protein product MRQYLEVVKYILEHGVDKEDRTGTGTRSVFGYQMRFDLSAGFPLLTTKKLHLRSIIHELLWFLKGETNIQYLNQNGVSIWDEWADADGDLGPVYGAQWRSWHNGDGRSVDQITKVIQAIQANPNSRRLIVSAWNVAQIEQMALPPCHVLFQFYVADGKLSCQLYQRSADIFLGVPFNIASYALITLMLAQVCQLEPGEFVHTFGDAHLYKNHFEQAQLQLSRSPYSLPQMHINPQVKNIFDFQYADFELKNYQAHPHIKAPIAV